A genomic segment from Triticum dicoccoides isolate Atlit2015 ecotype Zavitan chromosome 1A, WEW_v2.0, whole genome shotgun sequence encodes:
- the LOC119348762 gene encoding mitochondrial import receptor subunit TOM7-1-like has protein sequence MAPPTRASAKQPKPGRALGRRGMSRAEAAAAADAAARRSAAAREWRVWGEWAMGAAKVVAHYGFIPLVIAVGVIKSDPKPSLFQLLAPF, from the coding sequence ATGGCGCCCCCGACCCGCGCGTCCGCGAAGCAGCCGAAGCCGGGGAGGGCCCTGGGGCGGAGGGGCATGTcgcgcgcggaggcggcggcggcggcggacgcggcggcgaggcgctcggcggcggcgcgggagtggcGCGTGTGGGGCGAGTGGGCGATGGGCGCGGCCAAGGTGGTGGCGCACTACGGCTTCATCCCGCTCGTCATCGCCGTCGGCGTCATCAAGTCCGACCCCAAGCCCTCCCTGTTCCAGCTCCTCGCCCCGTTCTGA